Below is a window of Bacillota bacterium DNA.
CATGGCTCATGTCATGGAAAGATACTTCACCAATGTCCGTCATGCGGATTATACTGACAGGTTATGCGAAGCGACACTGAAGACTATCATCAAACATGTCCCCATCGTGCTGGATGAGCCAGAAAACTATGATGCCAGAGCTGAAATAATGTGGGCAGGTACATTGGCCCACAATGACTTGGTAGGGACTGGCCGAATCGGCGATTGGGCATCTCACATGATAGAACACGAACTGAGCGCCATTTATGATATCGCCCATGGCGCAGGCCTGGCCGTTGTATTTCCGGCCTGGATGAAATATGTATATAGGCATGACATCCAGCGCTTTGTGCAATTTGCCACCCGCGTATGGAATGTCGAGCAGGACTTCGCGGACCCAGAAAGGACAGCCCTAGAAGGGATCCGTCGGACAGAGGAATTCTTTAGGTCAATAGGCCTTTCAACTCATCTAGGCGAACTCGGAATCCCTGATGACCGGTTCAGCGAGATGGCTGAGAAATGCAAGAAGACGGACGGAAGTACCGTAGGGAACTTTGTGAAGCTCAATAAGGGGGACATCGTGAATATTTTGAACTTGGCGAAATAGGAAGTAGACCCTTATGCCGCTGCGGAGTACCATCAGAAGGACAAGACCGCAGCGCGCATTTCCTGAGGTAATCCCTCTCTGCATCGTGAGTTCATCCAGCCCCTTGGCGACATACTGATCAATTCGTCGCAGTGGTATCTCAACGCTCTCCGGGAGAAACGGCAGTTTGCGAATTCCCCCACGGCGAACTCTTTTGATCTCCCCAATTTGGGGATTTGTGTGATACAATTTCACTGGCGACTCCCTCCTTTTGTTGTCTACCTCTGTCTTACCGCAGAGGACCGGGAGTCGCCAGTCCAATTTCTACAAAATTCGGGACATCCTCAACGGCTTTGTCAGATACGGATAGGAACGTTGATTGATCTCATATAATCTCATCCTGAATTACATGCCAGAGATCAAAAGCCATTGCTGGCTCCTCGTCATCAAGAAAATCGGCTTTGGCAGGCGTAAAGATTATCCCTCTTCTCGTCCCCCTATCTGCAAGGGGTCTCAGGATGCGCTCAAAATACCTTCTCAGGCTTTCCCCAGCAAGCCTTGGGAAACCTCCAATATAAAACTTGCCATTGTCAAGAACCAGTCCCATGACGGTCTCATACTCATACCTTTCAGGATTCCCGAAGTTGATAGCCTTTACCTCCGGTATCTTGACGAGATCCTCAAGGAACTGATGGCCGCTCCCACAGAAATGCACCCACCCTCCGCCAAAAGGCCGCAAAACCGATGCAATATAAGGAGCCACAAATTCATTGAAAACTTTGCGGGAGAGTAAAGTAGCTGTATCTTCGGAACAGCGAACCCCGCCATCCCCCATATATAGATTGAAAAGATATCCCGAGGATAAATCCTCACCCACGGCACGTTTGAGAACCTTCGTCACGCTTATATACGCCGCTGTGGCGAGTCTGAGAAGGTGATGGACGAAATCAGGATCATCGTAGATCTCTGTAAAGATCCCATCCCCATAAACCAGGTGGGCGATGTCCCAAGATCCCTGTGTATCAGAGAGATGAACATGTGCTTTGCCGTTAAGCTTCTCCTTGAAAAATGCAATGTACTCAAGAGCGCGCGGCACAAGGCCTGAGCCTTTGACATTCTCTTCATTGAAATCATCCGGCGACAAGGAAAGGATCTTTTCCTTGGGAAGATGCTCCTTGAGCCATGGCATCTTATCCTCGAAAACCCCCTGCTCAAGGCCGAAAACCGTGGGGATGAAACCAGTCCCTAGATTGGGGCGCATGGAAAGCTGACCGTCACCAGCGCTCCTTGCCTGGGAAATAAGACCCCAAAGATGGGCAATCAACATCTTTTCAGGATCATAGAACTGCTCCTTGTAATTGTAATCAGGCCATCCCGCCTTTTCCGGCACCTGCACCCCTGGAAGAAGAATTGGAGCATAATCCGGCTCCTCACCCCTCCATACAGCAGCCTGGCGCGTTCTTCCCGCCTCAATTTGACTTATGTCGGGTTGAAGAAGGCTTAAGACATATTCGAGCTCGGACATGGCCTTTCACCTCAGTTGCACCGTCGATTTACTCGGGGTGAAAACCATCTCCCGCCGCTCACCCTTTCCAAGGAGAATGTT
It encodes the following:
- a CDS encoding iron-containing alcohol dehydrogenase — protein: MEDFTFLSPTKIIFGRGTENQVGAETRKHAKKALLHYGSGSIKKMGLYDRVTKSLKDAGVDFVELSGVKPNPRLSLVHEGIQLCREKKIDFILAVGGGSVIDSAKAIALGVPYNGDVWDFFEEKAVPETSLPVGVILTLPASGSEASKSCVITNENGWLKRGLNTEVNRPVFAIMNPELTFTLPPYQTACGAVDIMAHVMERYFTNVRHADYTDRLCEATLKTIIKHVPIVLDEPENYDARAEIMWAGTLAHNDLVGTGRIGDWASHMIEHELSAIYDIAHGAGLAVVFPAWMKYVYRHDIQRFVQFATRVWNVEQDFADPERTALEGIRRTEEFFRSIGLSTHLGELGIPDDRFSEMAEKCKKTDGSTVGNFVKLNKGDIVNILNLAK